The Myxococcus virescens genome has a segment encoding these proteins:
- a CDS encoding methyl-accepting chemotaxis protein gives MALRFKKPGLRSLLLGSFALVLALILGTLFFVVPSRVEAHLEQRLQKRGEARASQAVSMLMAQPAAALPDSLERLRAGDDDFKVLAVLSSEGQVLATHPAEPPAWFLAELKARQGQPLDGFRFANGDRSVARSVTLSGGVVGQALLVLDNSGLDAVLTELQRVVMLAFGIGLALFLLVAFFISRAFILVPLDAMMGMARRLAEADLTGRVDVGTRDELGQLAEALNRIAQSWRDTLGRVRGVSDVVAGVVEQIHRTGTTVSSGAGTVQARVEETSSSMVEMMASLRGIAENVEVLYQSAEESSSSIMEMAATNDEVAENVQAMAASVEETTSAIEEMTFSIKEVATNIQELSASTEETSSAISQMDAAIGQVEANAKETARLSEQVFDDAQTGVESLRKTLTGIDRIKETSRSAANVIESLGRRISEIGNILNVIDDVAEQTNLLALNAAIIAAQAGEHGKGFAVVAEEIKDLAERTGASTKEIAELIRSIQEESRNAVVVMNQGVRSVEEGVQLGREAEGALRKINDSTQKSTQMVKAIARATVEQARGSKQVTASIHRISETVQQISKASNEQARGGEQIMKSAEKMKALTAHVQRSSQEQAHGSKQITRSIESINEMVTHLNRAQKEQTKGSEQVLKAVETIKGVSEHQTRSVKQLEEAIDNLQRQAEILRAEVRRFRV, from the coding sequence TTGGCTCTCCGGTTCAAGAAACCCGGCCTGCGCAGCCTGCTGCTGGGCTCCTTCGCGCTCGTCCTCGCCCTCATCCTGGGGACGCTCTTCTTCGTCGTCCCCTCGCGCGTGGAAGCCCATCTGGAGCAGCGCCTGCAGAAGCGGGGCGAGGCCCGTGCCAGCCAGGCCGTCAGCATGCTGATGGCCCAGCCCGCCGCGGCCCTGCCCGACAGCCTGGAGCGGCTGCGCGCGGGCGACGACGACTTCAAGGTGCTGGCCGTCCTCTCCAGCGAGGGGCAGGTGCTGGCCACCCACCCGGCCGAGCCGCCCGCGTGGTTCCTGGCGGAGCTGAAGGCCCGGCAGGGCCAGCCGCTGGATGGCTTCCGCTTCGCCAATGGCGACCGCTCCGTGGCGCGCTCGGTGACGCTGTCGGGCGGCGTGGTGGGGCAGGCGCTGCTGGTGCTCGACAACTCCGGGCTGGACGCGGTCCTCACTGAACTCCAGCGCGTCGTGATGCTCGCGTTCGGCATCGGCCTGGCGCTGTTCCTGCTGGTGGCCTTCTTCATCTCCCGCGCCTTCATCTTGGTGCCACTGGACGCGATGATGGGCATGGCCCGGCGGCTGGCGGAGGCGGACCTCACCGGCCGCGTGGACGTGGGGACGCGGGACGAGCTGGGCCAGCTCGCCGAGGCGCTCAACCGCATCGCTCAGAGCTGGCGCGACACGCTGGGCCGGGTGCGCGGCGTGTCGGACGTGGTGGCGGGCGTGGTGGAGCAGATTCACCGCACCGGCACCACGGTGTCGTCCGGCGCGGGCACGGTGCAGGCGCGCGTGGAGGAGACGTCTTCCTCCATGGTGGAGATGATGGCCTCGCTGCGCGGCATCGCGGAGAACGTGGAGGTCCTCTACCAGAGCGCCGAGGAGAGCAGCTCCTCCATCATGGAGATGGCCGCCACCAACGACGAGGTGGCGGAGAACGTCCAGGCCATGGCCGCCAGCGTGGAGGAGACCACCAGCGCCATCGAGGAGATGACGTTCTCCATCAAGGAGGTGGCCACCAACATCCAGGAGCTGTCCGCCTCCACGGAGGAGACGTCCTCGGCCATCAGCCAGATGGACGCCGCCATCGGTCAGGTGGAGGCCAACGCGAAGGAGACGGCCCGCCTGTCCGAGCAGGTCTTCGACGACGCGCAGACGGGCGTGGAGTCGCTGCGCAAGACGCTCACCGGCATCGACCGCATCAAGGAGACCAGCCGCAGCGCGGCCAACGTCATCGAGAGTCTGGGTCGGCGCATCTCCGAGATTGGCAACATCCTCAACGTCATCGACGACGTGGCGGAGCAGACGAACCTGCTGGCGCTCAACGCGGCCATCATCGCCGCGCAGGCGGGAGAGCACGGCAAGGGCTTCGCGGTGGTGGCGGAGGAAATCAAGGACCTGGCCGAGCGCACCGGCGCGTCCACGAAGGAGATTGCCGAGCTCATCCGCAGCATCCAGGAGGAGAGCCGCAACGCCGTGGTGGTGATGAACCAGGGCGTGCGCAGCGTGGAGGAGGGCGTGCAGCTGGGCCGGGAGGCGGAAGGGGCGCTGCGGAAAATCAACGACAGCACCCAGAAGTCCACGCAGATGGTGAAGGCCATTGCCCGGGCCACCGTGGAGCAGGCGCGCGGCAGCAAGCAGGTGACGGCCTCCATCCACCGCATCAGCGAGACGGTGCAGCAGATTTCCAAGGCCTCCAACGAGCAGGCCCGCGGCGGCGAGCAGATCATGAAGAGCGCGGAGAAGATGAAGGCGCTCACCGCCCACGTGCAGCGCAGCAGCCAGGAGCAGGCGCACGGCAGCAAGCAGATCACCCGCTCCATCGAGAGCATCAACGAGATGGTCACCCACCTGAACCGCGCCCAGAAGGAGCAGACGAAGGGCAGCGAGCAGGTGCTCAAGGCGGTGGAGACCATCAAGGGCGTGTCCGAGCACCAGACACGCTCCGTGAAGCAGCTGGAGGAGGCCATCGACAACCTCCAGCGTCAGGCGGAAATCCTCCGTGCGGAGGTTCGCCGCTTCCGGGTGTAG
- a CDS encoding MFS transporter, with the protein MPTQRQVSERAVVALIGAVQFVNILDFVMVMPLGPDFAKGLGIASSHIGIIGGAYTAAASVAGLAGGYFLDRFDRRKALAVSMLGLVVATAAGGFATGMSTLLLARVVAGIFGGPATSLSLSIIADLVPVERRGRALGAVMGAFSVASVAGVPMALKLAEFGGWRVPFFAVAAMGLLVVLGAIFYLPPVRGHLDAGPRQQAGVLELLGNRDIQLSYVMTALVMMAGFVLIPNLSAYLQQNVGYPRDLLWLPYFIGGIASFATLRVAGPMVDRYGSFKVGTVGSALVLLSTYVGFVHLPRWMPVPVIFTLFMVAMGTRNVAYNTLTSRVPDTRVRARFMSLQSAVQHMAAAVGAFLSARLLTDLPDGTLGGIPRMAGVSMVLTLLLPALLWGVERRVRSREQARALAVASSQGMAVPLSPGADSHA; encoded by the coding sequence ATGCCGACACAACGACAGGTCTCCGAGCGCGCCGTGGTGGCCCTCATCGGCGCGGTCCAGTTCGTCAACATCCTGGACTTCGTGATGGTGATGCCGCTGGGCCCGGACTTCGCGAAGGGGCTGGGCATCGCGTCGTCGCACATCGGCATCATCGGCGGCGCGTACACTGCGGCCGCCAGCGTGGCGGGGCTGGCCGGTGGCTACTTCCTGGACCGCTTCGACCGCCGCAAGGCGCTGGCGGTGTCCATGCTGGGCCTGGTGGTGGCCACCGCGGCGGGTGGCTTCGCCACGGGCATGTCCACGCTGTTGCTGGCGCGCGTGGTGGCGGGCATCTTCGGCGGGCCGGCCACGTCGCTGTCGCTGTCCATCATCGCGGACCTGGTCCCCGTGGAGCGGCGCGGACGCGCGCTGGGCGCGGTGATGGGCGCCTTCTCCGTGGCCTCGGTGGCGGGCGTGCCCATGGCGCTGAAGCTGGCGGAGTTCGGCGGCTGGCGCGTGCCCTTCTTCGCGGTGGCCGCCATGGGCCTGCTGGTGGTGCTGGGCGCCATCTTCTACCTGCCGCCCGTGCGCGGCCATCTGGACGCGGGCCCCAGACAGCAGGCCGGCGTGCTCGAGCTGCTGGGCAACCGGGACATCCAGCTGTCGTACGTGATGACGGCGTTGGTGATGATGGCGGGCTTCGTCCTCATCCCCAACCTGTCCGCCTATCTGCAGCAGAACGTGGGCTACCCGCGCGACCTGCTGTGGCTGCCGTACTTCATCGGCGGCATCGCCAGCTTCGCGACGCTGCGGGTGGCGGGGCCCATGGTGGACCGCTACGGCTCCTTCAAGGTGGGCACGGTGGGCTCCGCGCTGGTGCTGCTGTCCACCTACGTGGGCTTCGTCCACCTGCCTCGGTGGATGCCCGTCCCCGTCATCTTCACGCTCTTCATGGTGGCCATGGGGACGCGCAACGTCGCGTACAACACGCTGACGTCGCGGGTGCCGGACACGCGGGTGCGTGCGCGCTTCATGTCCCTCCAGTCGGCCGTCCAGCACATGGCCGCCGCCGTGGGGGCCTTCCTCAGCGCTCGGCTGCTGACGGACCTGCCAGACGGGACCCTGGGCGGCATCCCCCGGATGGCCGGAGTGTCCATGGTCCTGACGCTGTTGCTGCCGGCCTTGCTGTGGGGGGTGGAGCGGCGGGTGCGCAGCAGGGAGCAGGCGCGGGCGCTGGCGGTGGCCTCCTCGCAAGGAATGGCGGTTCCGCTCTCGCCCGGGGCGGATTCTCACGCGTAG
- a CDS encoding Sec-independent protein translocase subunit TatA/TatB yields MFNIGAGEMVFILVAALLILGPQRLPELARGIGKFLREFRRQTDEVRNVVEREFYAMDQEIGEPPTAPVRPGTRFAPQPPQAVGGPEATLPPATDGASPPADAASPQPSSPTQVLEMDAQGPREVVTSDMHAGETPATAEPGAEPAAEAPPEPPASSATSPTLSPIPGTVARNAPKRS; encoded by the coding sequence ATGTTCAACATCGGCGCAGGCGAAATGGTGTTCATCCTGGTGGCCGCGCTGCTCATTCTCGGGCCGCAGCGGTTGCCCGAGCTCGCGCGCGGCATCGGCAAGTTCCTGCGCGAGTTCCGCCGCCAGACGGATGAGGTCCGCAACGTCGTGGAGCGTGAGTTCTACGCCATGGACCAGGAAATCGGAGAGCCTCCCACCGCGCCCGTGCGGCCCGGGACGCGCTTCGCGCCCCAGCCGCCGCAGGCCGTGGGGGGGCCCGAGGCCACCCTGCCTCCCGCCACGGACGGCGCGTCGCCTCCGGCCGATGCGGCGTCCCCTCAGCCCTCGTCGCCCACGCAGGTGTTGGAAATGGACGCGCAGGGGCCTCGTGAGGTGGTCACCTCCGACATGCATGCCGGGGAGACGCCCGCGACGGCGGAGCCGGGCGCGGAGCCCGCCGCCGAGGCGCCGCCCGAGCCCCCTGCTTCCTCCGCCACCTCGCCCACGCTGTCGCCCATCCCGGGGACGGTGGCGCGCAACGCCCCGAAACGGAGCTGA
- the tatC gene encoding twin-arginine translocase subunit TatC yields the protein MSLADHLTELRSRLMRCTIAVLILGTISLVFAKPIFGLLMQPVLDALPPENRSLIYTSGIEELNVLMKVGVYCGIFLTTPVILMQIWGFVSPGLYPEERRFAAPFVAFGSIAFLLGAAFCYFAVLPSMFTFLLNEEETLALEQRLDTARLRADDALRFLRLGEAEEAGRIAKETSTQLRAEGQGQAPAPEVAPAASVEMTGRLDGLGRLLDAASVGYGAQSRGVLRQAVEKRVEAVTAYEKKDFAAAAAAMDGSASLLAGIAPTRTEELAGLWRLEKELAKAHAAHEAARWTRPMLSMHEQLSLVLLLILAFGIIFELPLVMALLGVVGVVKSSWLFRYQRHAFVVCLIAAAIITPTGDVVNLSLMAGPMLLCYELGVLLVWMVERRRARNAAETGITPAS from the coding sequence ATGAGTCTGGCGGATCACCTGACGGAGCTCCGCTCGCGCCTCATGCGGTGCACCATCGCCGTGCTCATCCTGGGGACGATTTCGCTCGTCTTCGCCAAGCCGATTTTCGGCCTGCTGATGCAGCCGGTGCTGGATGCGCTGCCGCCCGAGAATCGCTCGCTCATCTACACGTCCGGCATCGAAGAGCTGAACGTCCTGATGAAGGTAGGCGTGTACTGCGGCATCTTCCTCACCACGCCCGTCATCCTGATGCAGATCTGGGGCTTCGTCTCGCCCGGCCTGTATCCGGAGGAGCGCCGCTTCGCCGCGCCCTTCGTGGCGTTCGGCTCCATCGCCTTCCTCCTCGGCGCCGCCTTCTGCTACTTCGCGGTGCTGCCCTCCATGTTCACCTTCCTCCTGAACGAGGAGGAGACGCTCGCGCTGGAGCAGCGCCTGGACACGGCCCGGCTGCGCGCGGATGACGCCTTGCGCTTCCTGCGCCTGGGTGAAGCGGAGGAGGCGGGGCGCATCGCGAAGGAGACGAGCACCCAGCTGCGCGCGGAGGGCCAGGGCCAGGCACCCGCGCCCGAGGTCGCGCCCGCCGCCAGCGTGGAGATGACGGGGCGGCTGGATGGCCTGGGGCGGCTGCTGGACGCGGCGTCGGTGGGCTACGGCGCGCAGTCCCGCGGCGTGCTGCGGCAGGCGGTGGAGAAGCGCGTGGAGGCCGTGACGGCCTACGAGAAGAAGGACTTCGCGGCGGCGGCGGCGGCCATGGACGGCTCGGCGAGCCTGCTGGCGGGCATCGCCCCCACGCGCACCGAGGAGCTGGCGGGGCTGTGGCGGCTGGAGAAGGAGCTGGCCAAGGCGCACGCGGCGCATGAGGCGGCGCGGTGGACGCGGCCCATGTTGTCCATGCACGAGCAGCTCTCGCTGGTGCTGCTGCTCATCCTCGCCTTCGGCATCATCTTCGAGCTGCCGCTCGTCATGGCCCTGCTGGGCGTGGTGGGCGTGGTGAAGTCGTCCTGGCTCTTCAGGTACCAGCGCCACGCCTTCGTGGTGTGCCTCATCGCGGCGGCCATCATCACCCCCACGGGAGACGTGGTGAACCTGTCGCTGATGGCCGGCCCCATGCTGCTCTGCTACGAGCTGGGCGTGCTGCTGGTGTGGATGGTGGAGCGGCGTCGCGCGCGGAACGCGGCGGAAACGGGCATCACCCCGGCGTCGTAG
- a CDS encoding potassium channel family protein codes for MKQSRRHFRANLRYLRALVRRFRTTLVLSAVLFLGGPLLFHWRFRGPDGVRIDFGEALHHTYFLLYGQPSLPYVDDWLVELLNLVIPPAGIALVADGVVRFAYLFFARHKNDKEWIEVVSETMKGHVVVCGAGRVGYRVVTQLREMGKDVVVVEKREDAAFVSALRDELVPLLIDDTRSPLCLPRTNVKDASAIVCATDDDLANLNIALDARKLNPDIRVVIRLFDDDLSGKVRETFKAEALSSSSLAAPAMALAAMDPRIVHSFHLAKHLMVVSLFEARLGLPGLTISEVRDRFGCLALSLQRNGEERLHPQGDEVIRPGDVLSLQASYPEYRRLRAFTHEADPPLWSHHAPVAVVTPSSRKVG; via the coding sequence ATGAAGCAGTCCCGCAGGCACTTCCGGGCCAATCTGCGCTACCTGCGGGCGCTGGTGCGGCGCTTTCGCACCACGCTGGTGCTGTCCGCCGTGCTGTTCCTGGGAGGGCCGCTGCTCTTCCATTGGCGCTTCCGCGGGCCGGACGGCGTTCGCATCGACTTTGGCGAGGCGCTGCACCACACCTACTTCCTGCTCTACGGCCAGCCGTCGCTGCCCTATGTGGACGACTGGCTGGTGGAGCTGCTCAACCTGGTGATTCCGCCTGCAGGTATTGCGCTGGTCGCGGATGGTGTGGTGCGCTTCGCGTACCTCTTCTTCGCCCGGCACAAGAACGACAAGGAGTGGATCGAAGTGGTCTCCGAGACGATGAAGGGCCACGTCGTGGTGTGTGGCGCGGGGCGGGTGGGCTACCGCGTGGTGACGCAGCTGCGGGAGATGGGCAAGGACGTGGTGGTGGTGGAGAAGCGCGAGGACGCGGCCTTCGTGTCCGCGCTGCGCGACGAGCTGGTGCCGCTGCTCATCGACGACACGCGCAGCCCGCTGTGCCTGCCTCGCACCAACGTGAAGGACGCGTCCGCCATCGTCTGCGCGACGGACGACGACCTGGCGAACCTCAACATCGCCCTGGACGCGCGCAAGCTCAACCCGGACATCCGCGTGGTCATCCGCCTCTTCGATGACGACTTGAGCGGCAAGGTGCGCGAGACGTTCAAGGCGGAAGCGCTCTCCAGCTCGTCGCTGGCGGCCCCGGCCATGGCGCTGGCGGCCATGGACCCGCGCATCGTCCACTCGTTCCACCTGGCGAAGCACCTGATGGTCGTCTCGCTGTTCGAGGCGCGCTTGGGCCTGCCGGGGCTCACCATCTCCGAGGTGAGGGATCGGTTCGGTTGCCTGGCGCTGTCGCTGCAACGCAACGGCGAGGAGCGGCTCCACCCGCAGGGGGATGAGGTCATCCGGCCTGGAGACGTGCTGTCGCTCCAGGCGTCCTATCCGGAGTACCGGCGGCTGCGCGCCTTCACCCACGAGGCCGATCCGCCCCTGTGGTCCCACCACGCGCCGGTGGCCGTGGTCACGCCTTCGTCCCGCAAGGTGGGTTGA
- a CDS encoding alpha/beta fold hydrolase gives MPTTHLSAPRVFDVSLPDLTLEAGARITNHLVRGWWWGPAEDVPWLESRARVLSDDEAQASALRVVRRTVTEQQALAEQARHRGPARAPAPVPTVLLVHALTGDMRAGGKGGWWEPLIGARRALDPSRVRLLCFNNLGSCYGTSGPADEGFPLRTDDARFGPPLPLPKGDLRQDEQRLPATVTPWDQARSILLAMDALGLDDVELVTGGSLGGMVVLCLAALAPERFARLFPIATTESATAWVVGLNHVARQALLMDPGFPESPRRGLELARQLAMLTYRAEPGLEALQGRPAEWSSRALHPMHSYLEYQGQKLESRFDARAYLAQLGAMDHHDLSRFPGGGLARIRASALCVGIDTDQLFFPSHMATLARRLREHGLHAEHATLSSQHGHDGFLLEWDAMAVLLARALALPTARGPEHAFPRWPEVHPALNPPCGTKA, from the coding sequence GTGCCCACCACCCACCTTTCCGCCCCGCGCGTCTTCGACGTCTCCCTGCCCGATTTGACGCTGGAGGCAGGCGCCCGCATCACGAACCACCTCGTCCGCGGCTGGTGGTGGGGCCCCGCGGAGGACGTCCCCTGGCTCGAGTCACGCGCGCGCGTCCTCTCCGACGACGAAGCCCAGGCGAGCGCGCTGCGCGTCGTCCGCCGCACCGTGACCGAACAACAGGCGCTCGCGGAGCAAGCCCGTCATCGAGGCCCGGCCCGAGCCCCCGCGCCCGTCCCCACGGTGCTGCTGGTCCACGCGCTCACCGGCGACATGCGCGCGGGCGGCAAGGGCGGCTGGTGGGAACCACTCATCGGCGCGCGGCGCGCGCTGGACCCGTCCCGCGTGCGGCTCCTCTGCTTCAACAACCTGGGCTCCTGCTACGGCACCAGCGGCCCCGCCGACGAGGGCTTCCCGCTGCGGACGGACGACGCGCGCTTCGGTCCGCCGTTGCCGCTGCCCAAGGGCGACCTGCGCCAGGACGAACAGCGCCTGCCCGCCACCGTCACCCCGTGGGACCAGGCCCGGAGCATCCTGCTGGCCATGGACGCGCTGGGTCTGGACGACGTGGAGCTCGTCACCGGCGGCTCACTGGGCGGCATGGTGGTGCTCTGCCTCGCGGCGTTGGCGCCGGAGCGCTTCGCGCGACTCTTCCCCATCGCCACCACGGAGTCCGCCACCGCGTGGGTGGTGGGCCTCAACCACGTGGCGCGGCAGGCCCTGCTGATGGACCCGGGCTTCCCCGAGTCCCCCCGCCGGGGCCTGGAACTGGCCCGGCAGCTCGCGATGCTCACCTACCGCGCGGAGCCCGGCCTGGAAGCGCTCCAGGGCCGCCCCGCCGAGTGGTCCTCACGCGCGCTGCACCCCATGCACAGCTATCTGGAATACCAGGGCCAGAAGCTGGAGAGCCGCTTCGACGCACGCGCGTACCTGGCGCAGCTGGGCGCCATGGACCACCACGACCTGTCACGCTTCCCGGGAGGCGGCCTGGCCCGCATCCGCGCGAGCGCGCTGTGCGTGGGCATCGACACCGACCAGCTCTTCTTCCCCAGCCACATGGCGACACTGGCGCGGCGGCTGCGCGAGCACGGCCTCCACGCCGAGCACGCCACGCTGTCCAGCCAGCATGGACACGACGGCTTCCTGCTGGAGTGGGACGCCATGGCCGTCCTGCTCGCGCGGGCGCTCGCCCTGCCCACGGCCAGGGGCCCGGAGCACGCCTTCCCGCGCTGGCCGGAAGTGCACCCCGCCCTCAACCCACCTTGCGGGACGAAGGCGTGA
- a CDS encoding nuclear transport factor 2 family protein: protein MLPEEDFLAAEEALRRAMLSSDVAALDALLSDDLLFVSHTGSVLDKEADLESHRSGALRLTRVDFTDTHFRYLSAGAVVVVHAALSGEFQGAPFEGNFRYTRVWQVVDDAPQVVAAQCTAVG, encoded by the coding sequence ATGCTTCCAGAGGAAGATTTCCTGGCCGCGGAGGAGGCGCTGAGACGGGCCATGCTCTCGAGCGATGTCGCCGCGCTCGACGCCCTCCTCTCCGACGACCTCCTCTTCGTCAGCCACACCGGCAGCGTCCTCGACAAGGAAGCCGACCTGGAATCGCATCGCTCGGGAGCCCTGCGCCTCACACGGGTGGACTTCACCGACACACACTTCCGCTACCTCTCCGCAGGCGCCGTGGTCGTCGTCCATGCCGCGCTATCCGGTGAGTTCCAGGGAGCCCCCTTCGAAGGAAACTTCCGTTACACGCGCGTGTGGCAGGTCGTGGACGACGCACCCCAGGTCGTCGCGGCCCAGTGCACGGCGGTGGGTTGA